A DNA window from Arachis hypogaea cultivar Tifrunner chromosome 18, arahy.Tifrunner.gnm2.J5K5, whole genome shotgun sequence contains the following coding sequences:
- the LOC112770675 gene encoding uncharacterized protein: MRFTTREAMEDMGQPASQVGKDGMNGDTVPTEETEAMKLSKGAAVIEVEKSAIIVNGIGSFAAIDFSSVTAKDILMTEFINFQAAYDFYNEYGRIKKFLVRRSKVEHRTKHGTDGEII; the protein is encoded by the exons ATGAGGTTCACCACAAGGGAGGCAATGGAAGACATGGGACAACCAGCGTCACAG GTTGGGAAAGATGGGATGAATGGTGACACCGTTCCTACGGAGGAAACAGAAGCAATGAAGTTGTCAAAAGGAGCTGCAGTGATAGAAGTAGAAAAATCAGCGATAATTGTTAATGGGATTGGGTCGTTCGCTGCAATTGATTTTTCATCCGTGACTGCAAAGGACATCCTTATGACTGAGTTTATAAATTTTCAAGCTGCTTATGATTTCTATAACGAATACGGTCGCATAAAGAAATTCTTGGTAAGGAGGTCGAAAGTGGAGCACAGAACAAAGCATGGGACGGATGGTGAAATCATTTAG
- the LOC114925770 gene encoding pentatricopeptide repeat-containing protein OGR1, mitochondrial-like → MNKNNAKKFVAYSLVEVESDVNKFVSEDRAHPAVEKIYDELNILISILQQIGYNPNTNIVLDNVGQEDKFKSISYHSEKLALAFALIRKPNGIAPIRIIKNIHVCDDCHVFMKFASVHIGRTIILRDLNKFHHFSGGKCSCKDHW, encoded by the coding sequence ATgaataaaaacaatgcaaaaaagttTGTTGCTTATAgtttggttgaggttgagagtgATGTCAACAAATTTGTTTCAGAAGATCGTGCTCATCCAGCAGTGGAAAAAATCTATGATGAATTGAAcatattgatttcaatattgcAACAAATTGGGTATAATCCAAATACAAACATTGTTCTAGATAATGTGGGACAGGAGGATAAATTTAAATCCATCTCATACCATAGTGAGAAACTTGCTCTTGCTTTTGCTTTAATCAGAAAGCCCAATGGAATTGCACCTATCAGGATTATAAAGAATATACATGTTTGTGATGACTGCCATGTGTTTATGAAATTTGCATCGGTCCATATTGGAAGGACAATCATTCTGAGAGATTTAAACAAATTCCATCATTTCTCTGGTGGGAAGTGCTCTTGCAAGGACCATTGGTAA